The Synchiropus splendidus isolate RoL2022-P1 chromosome 1, RoL_Sspl_1.0, whole genome shotgun sequence genome includes a window with the following:
- the LOC128752513 gene encoding gastrula zinc finger protein XlCGF57.1-like, protein MMNDRRNPGVQQLLVMKEEEDATEQQECSSSLDQEGQEPCVIKGDRDEAKEEGSGFDVIPVVVKTEYDDASISWTQHIKTEADGDSSGGPDEASSLDTPHHAVRQMLCCFQTKHSEDGSETSLTKSGSTSSSEKTDGADPKSLTCSGCGRKCSSKSGLAKHIVSCCFLQADHLNEHIIMHTGEKPYGCAQCGKSFAQKWTLKQHMTTHTGEKPFLCSHCGKAFTQLGNLQQHMKIHTGEKPFSCSQCGHCFTQRASLEKHLRVHTGEKPFNCSQCGTAFTQRESLRKHMKIHTGEKPFSCSMCTKCFAHKVNLEKHIRIHTGEKPFSCSYCIKSFTQLGNLQEHVRIHTGEKPFSCSYCGKRFTLNESLKKHMRIHTGERPFICSHCGHCFAHRKSLKEHLRIHTGEKPFTCSQCGNCFAHRKSLKEHQRVHTGEKPFICAQCGSCFAHRKSLKEHTAVHSGVKPFICSQCGNCFKLNRQLRAHMKSHATQS, encoded by the coding sequence gtgtccagcagctgctggtgatgaaagaagaagaagatgctactgagcagcaggagtgcagctccagtctggatcaggagggACAAGAACCGTGTGTCATCAAAGGAGATCGAGACGAAGCGAAAGAAGAAGGCAGCGGGTTCGACGTCATTCCTGTCGTCGTGAAGACGGAATACGATGACGCATCCATCAGCTGGACACaacacataaaaacagaagctgatgggGACAGCAGTGGAGGACCAGATGAAGCCAGCTCCCTCGATACGCCCCACCACGCTGTCCGCCAGATGTTGTGCTGTTTTCAAACTAAACACAGTGAAGATGGGAGCGAAACCAGTCTCACAAAGTCAGGTTCAACCTCTTCCAGTGAGAAGACAGATGGAGCTGATCCCAAATCACTGACCTGCTCAGGATGCGGGAGAAAATGTTCCTCAAAATCTGGACTGGCGAAACATATAGTTTCCTGTTGCTTCTTACAGGCAGACCACCTGAACGAACATATTATAATGCACACCGGAGAAAAACCTTACGGCTGTGCCCAGTGTGGTAAATCTTTTGCACAGAAATGGACCCTTAAGCAACACATGACAACTcatactggagaaaaacctttcctcTGCTCTCACTGTGGTAAAGCTTTTACACAGCTAGGAAACCTGCAGCAacacatgaaaattcacacaggagaaaaaccttttagctgctctcagtgtggtcaTTGTTTCACACAGAGAGCAAGTCTAGAGAAACATCTGAGAgtacacactggtgaaaaacctttcaactgctcccagtgtggtacAGCattcacacagagagagagcctgaggaaacacatgaaaattcacactggagaaaaacctttcagctgtaGTATGTGTACCAAGTGTTTTGCACACAAAGTGAACCTGGAAAAACACATccgaattcacactggagaaaaacccttcagcTGTTCTTATTGTATTAAGTCCTTTACGCAGCTGGGGAACCTGCAAGAGCACGTAAGAATTCACAcgggagaaaaacctttcagttgTTCTTATTGCGGTAAGCGCTTCACGCTGAACGAAAGCctgaagaaacacatgagaattcacactggagaaagacCTTTTATTTGCTCCCATTGTGGTCACTGTTTTGCGCACCGAAAGAGCCTAAAAGAACATCtaagaattcacactggagaaaaaccttttacctgctctcagtgtggtaattGTTTTGCGCACAGAAAGAGCCTAAAAGAGCATCAAAGAGTTCACACTGGGGAAAAACCTTTTATCTGTGCTCAGTGTGGTAGTTGTTTTGCACACCGCAAGAGCCTGAAAGAACACACAGCAGTTCATTCTGGAGTAAAACCTTTCATATGCTCTCAGTGTGGGAATTGTTTTAAGTTGAATAGACAACTGAGGGCTCACATGAAAAGCCACGCCACTCAAAGCTGA